The Hypanus sabinus isolate sHypSab1 chromosome 5, sHypSab1.hap1, whole genome shotgun sequence genome has a segment encoding these proteins:
- the LOC132394531 gene encoding uncharacterized protein LOC132394531: MIEWWSRLDGPNGLILLLCLRVALFNSISVSRCPGPGGLRIPACSRYRSEEPETLETSLNPPGVSAPARHSDMLLLLLQFVLAVVNAEGQSTLEVYSSPGSSVTFPRVDEKEVNIAEVFHWDKLQEHPGKETSMKPVLQFHVGSTEPSVINKYTGRIDFCRSNGSFVFSNLNYADDGLYRLSVNLRAIIIRYVRLRIMGQNTTEVHSSPGSSVTFPGVDGNEMDITDVFHWEKLQEKRPPWIQFSSFILDPQNLP, from the exons atgattgaatggtggagcagactcgatgggccaaatggcctaattctgctcctatgtcttagggtgGCTTTATTTAA CTCGATCTCCGTCAGTCGGTGTCCCGGTCCTGGAGGATTGAGGATCCCGGCATGTTCGAGATACCGGTCGGAGGAACCTGAGACTCTGGAAACGTCCCTCAATCCACCGGGAGTTTCGGCTCCCGCTCGGCACTCGGACATGTTGTTACTCCTTCTCCAGTTCGTGCTCGCTGTGGTGAACGCGGAAG GGCAATCTACATTGGAGGTTTACAGCTCACCTGGAAGTTCGGTGACTTTTCCCAGAGTAGATGAGAAGGAAGTGAACATTGCTGAGGTTTTTCATTGGGATAAACTCCAAGAACACCCAGGAAAAGAGACCTCCATGAAACCAGTTCTCCAGTTTCATGTGGGATCCACAGAACCTTCCGTAATAAACAAATATACTGGGCGCATCGACTTCTGCCGATCCAACGGATCATTTGTCTTCAGCAACCTGAATTATGCAGATGATGGTCTTTATAGACTTTCCGTCAATCTACGAGCAATCATTATTCGATATGTCCGCCTACGTATAATGG GGCAAAATACCACCGAGGTGCACAGTTCACCTGGAAGCTCAGTGACATTTCCCGGAGTAGATGGGAACGAAATGGACATTACTGACGTTTTTCATTGGGAAAAACTGCAAGAAAAGAGACCTCCATGGATCCAGTTCTCCAGTTTCATATTGGATCCACAAAACCTGCCGTAG